In a genomic window of Halostella litorea:
- a CDS encoding ABC1 kinase family protein, giving the protein MVTLVNLRAYWRFFVVARQFLPLLVAYARDRRRFLLFGGGRRVDAETRRRRANRLLDSLLTLGPTFIKLGQLLSTRPDILPPEYIEELAQLQDEVPPADWERAREVIEAELGPVDDVFDDFDPEPISGASLGQVYTAKVDGEAVAVKVRRPDIESLVEADLRVIRWSLPILLTFIDDSRSFSLENLADEFARTIREEMDYEREADMLREIRANFAGDEAIVIPPVVESRSGPRVLTMEYVPGTKINDLDELAARDINRTEIAENLQRAYLQMIIEDGVFHADPHPGNLAVTDDGRIIFYDFGMSGRVDEFIQDKIVDFYVAVANQDIDGILDALIEIGTLSPEADRQVMGEVMELAIQDVRGEDIEQYRVQQIVGQIEDSIYEFPFRLPKNLALVLRVATVVEGVCVTLDPEFDFIAIATDYLTEQGYREEGVRQFFEDAGDQVQQSVQSAVRAPPKVERALDRIDRENFHVRAGFEDDEGVFDRLAKRLIYGLLLTAGVLSTSLLYSFATVRSTAVAAAFSVGMAFLLYRSFRSRSGLRATPQFTRQNLKQRQRGSDGD; this is encoded by the coding sequence GTGGTGACCCTGGTCAACCTCCGGGCGTACTGGCGGTTCTTCGTCGTCGCGCGCCAGTTCCTCCCGTTGCTCGTCGCGTACGCGCGGGACCGCCGGCGGTTCCTGCTGTTCGGCGGCGGCCGCCGGGTCGACGCGGAGACGCGTCGCCGCCGCGCCAACCGACTGCTCGACTCGCTTCTGACGCTCGGGCCGACGTTCATCAAACTCGGCCAGTTGCTCTCGACCCGGCCGGACATCCTGCCGCCGGAGTACATCGAGGAGCTCGCACAGCTCCAGGACGAGGTGCCGCCGGCCGACTGGGAGCGCGCCCGCGAGGTCATCGAGGCCGAACTCGGCCCCGTCGACGACGTCTTCGACGACTTCGACCCCGAGCCGATAAGCGGTGCCAGCCTCGGCCAGGTGTACACCGCGAAGGTCGACGGCGAGGCCGTCGCCGTGAAGGTCCGCCGGCCCGACATCGAGTCGCTCGTCGAGGCCGACCTGCGGGTGATCCGCTGGTCGCTCCCGATACTGCTGACGTTCATCGACGACTCGCGGTCGTTCTCGCTGGAGAACCTCGCCGACGAGTTCGCGAGGACGATCCGCGAGGAGATGGACTACGAGCGCGAGGCCGACATGCTCCGGGAGATCCGGGCGAACTTCGCTGGCGACGAGGCCATCGTCATCCCGCCGGTCGTCGAGAGCCGCTCCGGGCCGCGCGTGCTGACGATGGAGTACGTCCCCGGGACGAAGATAAACGACCTCGACGAACTCGCCGCGCGGGACATAAACCGGACCGAGATCGCGGAGAACCTCCAGCGGGCGTACCTCCAGATGATAATCGAGGACGGGGTGTTCCACGCCGACCCGCACCCGGGCAACCTCGCGGTGACCGACGACGGGCGGATCATCTTCTACGACTTCGGGATGAGCGGCCGGGTCGACGAGTTCATCCAGGACAAGATCGTCGACTTCTACGTCGCCGTCGCCAACCAGGACATCGACGGGATCCTCGACGCCCTCATCGAGATCGGGACGCTGTCCCCGGAGGCCGACCGGCAGGTGATGGGCGAGGTGATGGAGCTTGCGATCCAGGACGTCCGCGGCGAGGACATCGAGCAGTACCGCGTCCAGCAGATCGTCGGCCAGATCGAGGACTCGATCTACGAGTTCCCGTTCCGCCTGCCCAAGAACCTCGCGCTGGTGCTCCGCGTCGCGACGGTCGTCGAGGGGGTCTGCGTCACGCTCGACCCCGAGTTCGACTTCATCGCCATCGCCACCGACTACCTCACCGAACAGGGGTACCGAGAGGAGGGCGTCCGGCAGTTCTTCGAGGACGCGGGCGACCAGGTCCAGCAGTCGGTGCAGTCGGCCGTGCGCGCGCCGCCGAAGGTCGAGCGGGCGCTGGACCGGATCGACCGCGAGAACTTCCACGTCCGCGCGGGGTTCGAGGACGACGAGGGCGTCTTCGACCGGCTGGCAAAGCGGCTCATCTACGGGCTGCTCCTGACCGCCGGCGTCCTCTCGACGTCGCTGCTGTACTCCTTCGCGACGGTCCGCTCGACGGCCGTCGCGGCGGCGTTCTCCGTCGGGATGGCGTTCCTGCTGTACCGGTCGTTCCGCAGTCGGTCGGGGCTGCGGGCGACGCCGCAGTTCACCCGGCAGAACCTCAAGCAGCGCCAGCGCGGCAGCGACGGGGACTGA
- a CDS encoding Hsp20/alpha crystallin family protein gives MSALRDALRDLPDAVFADLLESDDAYLLVVDLPGVTADTVDVAVEGARLRIEARREKDVPADYRYHTEERSLFLDADLPLPPDATDDGAEATVDRGVLELRLPKRGTGATEATIEVTEA, from the coding sequence ATGTCAGCGCTGCGTGATGCCCTGCGAGACCTGCCCGACGCCGTGTTCGCTGACCTCCTGGAGAGCGACGACGCGTACCTGCTCGTCGTCGACCTGCCCGGGGTCACAGCGGACACCGTCGACGTGGCCGTCGAGGGCGCGAGGCTGCGTATCGAGGCGCGGCGCGAGAAGGACGTCCCCGCCGACTACCGCTACCACACCGAGGAGCGGTCCCTGTTTCTCGACGCGGACCTGCCGCTCCCGCCGGACGCCACCGACGACGGGGCGGAGGCGACGGTCGACCGCGGCGTGCTGGAGCTCCGCCTGCCCAAGCGCGGCACCGGGGCCACCGAGGCGACGATCGAGGTCACCGAGGCGTAG
- a CDS encoding aminotransferase class I/II-fold pyridoxal phosphate-dependent enzyme — MDIAEFGLERWFAKHEHGADIMLAESGIRSLDADRFDTDPGELGYVIPTNGEPAFRADVADRYGRDADEVLFTCGAQEANFLTFLSLLDEGDHAVVVTPTYQALYSVPESLCDVTRVPLSPPDWELDPDAVADAVRPETKLVVVNNPNNPTGRYHPEGTVRALYDIAADAGAYLLCDEVYRLLAEDPLPPAASLGPRGISTASATKSHGLAGLRFGWAVLPEELVETAWNWKDYTTISPSKFGQHVARQALGEREAAILRENRDHAARNRERVAAFLDEHGLDWYEPVGVNGFVTVPDGFADAREFCTAVVEEESVVLAPGDLFGHPDRFRIGFGLPADELEEGLARVGRCIDRRA, encoded by the coding sequence ATGGACATCGCCGAGTTCGGGCTGGAGCGGTGGTTCGCGAAGCACGAGCACGGGGCCGACATCATGCTCGCGGAGAGCGGGATCCGCAGCCTCGACGCCGACCGGTTCGACACGGACCCCGGGGAACTGGGCTACGTCATCCCGACGAACGGCGAGCCCGCGTTCCGGGCGGACGTGGCCGACCGCTACGGCCGCGACGCCGACGAGGTGCTTTTCACCTGCGGCGCGCAGGAGGCGAACTTCCTCACCTTCCTCTCCCTGCTGGACGAGGGCGACCACGCCGTCGTCGTCACGCCGACGTACCAGGCGCTGTACAGCGTCCCCGAGTCGCTCTGTGACGTGACGCGCGTGCCGCTGTCGCCGCCCGACTGGGAACTGGATCCGGACGCGGTGGCCGACGCCGTGCGCCCGGAGACGAAACTGGTCGTCGTCAACAACCCGAACAACCCGACCGGGCGGTACCACCCCGAGGGGACGGTCCGCGCGCTGTACGACATCGCGGCCGACGCCGGCGCGTACCTGCTCTGCGACGAGGTGTACCGCCTGCTCGCGGAGGACCCGCTCCCGCCGGCCGCCAGTCTCGGGCCGCGGGGGATCAGCACGGCGAGCGCGACGAAGTCCCACGGCCTCGCCGGCCTGCGGTTCGGCTGGGCCGTGCTGCCCGAGGAACTCGTCGAGACGGCGTGGAACTGGAAGGACTACACCACCATCTCGCCCTCCAAGTTCGGCCAGCACGTCGCCCGGCAGGCGCTCGGCGAGCGCGAGGCGGCGATCCTCCGGGAGAACCGCGACCACGCCGCCCGGAACCGCGAGCGGGTCGCGGCGTTCCTCGACGAGCACGGCCTCGACTGGTACGAGCCGGTCGGCGTCAACGGCTTCGTGACGGTGCCCGACGGGTTCGCGGACGCCCGGGAGTTCTGTACCGCCGTCGTCGAGGAGGAGAGCGTCGTGCTCGCGCCAGGGGACCTGTTCGGCCACCCGGACCGGTTCCGGATCGGCTTCGGCCTGCCGGCCGACGAACTGGAGGAGGGGCTGGCCCGCGTC